The following proteins are co-located in the Flammeovirga kamogawensis genome:
- the recO gene encoding DNA repair protein RecO, with protein MIASTKGITLSSLRYRESSLIVHVYTEEFGRRDYIIKGAFSKKSNKASFYQPLNLLAMEVYENPTNNLNLVKEVQVIEPLLSFRIVPQKSMILTFVTEFLEKVLRDDEVGNKEIFEFLSYSLIELDKLKANWNCFTLQFMMRLSNYLGFGIENGEMLIQETDVAGYEDHSIIMALNQLLNTPYDSAPQFPLQFRRQLMDIIIKFYALQIPTFGELKTLQVLREMGTISQKRKR; from the coding sequence TAGTCTTCGTTACAGAGAATCTTCTTTGATAGTACATGTGTATACAGAAGAATTTGGGAGAAGAGATTACATCATAAAAGGAGCTTTTAGTAAAAAAAGTAATAAGGCATCATTTTATCAGCCCTTAAATTTATTAGCTATGGAGGTTTATGAGAACCCAACTAATAATTTAAATTTGGTAAAAGAAGTACAGGTAATAGAACCGTTATTATCTTTTAGAATTGTACCTCAGAAATCTATGATTCTTACTTTTGTTACAGAGTTTTTAGAAAAAGTTTTAAGAGATGATGAAGTTGGAAATAAAGAAATTTTTGAATTCTTATCTTATAGTTTAATTGAGTTAGACAAGCTAAAAGCGAATTGGAATTGCTTTACACTACAGTTTATGATGAGGTTAAGTAATTATTTAGGCTTTGGTATTGAAAATGGAGAAATGTTGATTCAAGAAACTGATGTGGCTGGTTATGAGGATCACTCAATTATCATGGCACTAAATCAACTTTTAAATACACCTTATGATTCAGCTCCTCAATTTCCACTTCAATTTAGAAGACAATTGATGGATATAATAATTAAATTTTATGCTTTGCAGATTCCAACTTTTGGAGAGTTGAAAACTTTACAGGTATTGAGAGAAATGGGTACAATATCTCAAAAGAGAAAAAGGTGA